From Micromonospora rhizosphaerae, the proteins below share one genomic window:
- a CDS encoding TetR/AcrR family transcriptional regulator → MSEQTSPERRRRVRAEARRSVSAILDAAIRVLGERPQASMEEIAAAAGLSRQTVYAHFPSRDALVAAVFQRMTDDAIAAMDAADLDEGPAPAALLRLLDAGWRTIQRFPMLQVDTGSADPDLHGPVVDRLLRLIERGQRSGEFDAQASPGWLIAATIALGHAAGAEAAAGRMSADDAAAALRASILRVYGARPPTR, encoded by the coding sequence GTGTCCGAGCAAACTTCTCCAGAGCGACGGCGACGCGTCCGTGCGGAGGCCCGGCGGAGCGTCTCCGCGATCCTCGACGCCGCGATTCGAGTCCTCGGGGAACGACCGCAGGCGTCCATGGAGGAGATCGCTGCGGCGGCCGGGCTGTCCCGGCAGACCGTCTACGCGCACTTCCCGTCGCGGGACGCGCTCGTCGCCGCCGTGTTCCAACGGATGACCGACGACGCCATCGCCGCCATGGACGCCGCCGACCTCGACGAGGGGCCGGCGCCGGCCGCGCTGCTGCGCCTGCTCGACGCCGGCTGGCGTACCATCCAGCGGTTTCCCATGTTGCAGGTCGACACCGGGTCGGCCGACCCCGACCTGCACGGACCCGTCGTCGACCGGCTCCTGCGCCTGATCGAGCGGGGACAGCGGTCCGGCGAGTTCGACGCGCAGGCATCGCCCGGCTGGCTCATCGCCGCGACCATCGCCCTCGGCCATGCGGCCGGGGCGGAGGCCGCCGCCGGCCGAATGTCCGCGGATGACGCCGCCGCCGCCCTCCGGGCCAGCATCCTGCGGGTGTACGGCGCGCGGCCGCCCACCCGGTGA